The proteins below are encoded in one region of Mesoplasma melaleucae:
- a CDS encoding Sapep family Mn(2+)-dependent dipeptidase, with protein MDFILKLGNELGFETYRDETNKYGFLEYGEGKELYVILCHLDVVPTGDMSEWVTNPFEPIEKDGKLIGRGSIDDKGPTMMNLYALKYLKDYGWKSDTYKIRMIFGLSEETTWECMEKYVADHGIASAGYVPDGLFPCVYAEKWINNMDVIANVPCDFEIKGGEAYNMICDKVSYKGPRIDEIKSKLDTMKDIYTSINGDELIVKGKLGHASTPHVGVNAVSYLAFAMDQLGFKHPLIQFIAKEAHLNFNMSNIFDNISDETGDLTQNIGIIDIKDNKGIFTFNFRIPVLSEPKTKFFPIIEKAFEKYGLDHRKDRIENAVYFPKGGEVVKNIMQVYQDIIGDMVSEPQAMGGGTYAKTMPNLIAFGAVMSLEESPMHDYNEYATIEELQKMIQIYAKAITKLAK; from the coding sequence TTAGATTTTATTTTAAAATTAGGAAATGAATTAGGATTTGAAACTTATCGTGATGAAACTAATAAATATGGATTTTTAGAATATGGTGAAGGAAAAGAATTATATGTGATTCTATGTCACTTAGATGTTGTTCCAACAGGAGATATGTCTGAATGAGTTACTAATCCTTTTGAACCAATTGAAAAAGATGGTAAGTTAATTGGACGTGGTTCTATTGATGACAAAGGTCCAACAATGATGAACTTATATGCTTTAAAATACTTAAAAGACTACGGATGAAAATCTGATACATACAAAATTAGAATGATCTTTGGTTTAAGTGAAGAAACAACTTGAGAATGTATGGAAAAATATGTTGCAGATCATGGAATTGCATCTGCTGGTTATGTGCCTGATGGATTATTCCCTTGTGTATATGCTGAAAAATGAATTAACAACATGGATGTAATTGCTAATGTACCTTGTGATTTTGAAATTAAGGGTGGAGAAGCTTACAACATGATTTGTGATAAGGTTTCTTACAAAGGACCTAGAATTGATGAAATTAAGTCTAAATTAGACACAATGAAAGATATTTACACTTCAATTAATGGTGATGAATTAATTGTTAAAGGAAAACTGGGTCATGCTTCAACTCCTCATGTTGGTGTTAATGCAGTTTCATATTTAGCATTCGCAATGGATCAATTAGGTTTTAAACATCCTTTAATTCAATTTATTGCTAAAGAAGCACACCTAAACTTTAATATGTCAAATATTTTTGATAACATCTCTGATGAAACTGGTGATTTAACTCAAAACATTGGCATTATTGATATTAAAGATAATAAAGGAATATTTACATTTAACTTTAGAATTCCTGTTTTATCAGAACCTAAAACTAAATTCTTCCCAATTATTGAAAAAGCATTTGAAAAATATGGATTAGATCATAGAAAAGATAGAATTGAAAATGCTGTGTATTTCCCAAAAGGTGGTGAAGTTGTAAAAAACATTATGCAAGTTTATCAAGATATTATAGGAGATATGGTTAGTGAACCTCAAGCAATGGGTGGAGGGACTTATGCTAAAACAATGCCTAACTTAATTGCGTTTGGAGCTGTTATGAGTTTAGAAGAATCACCAATGCATGACTATAATGAATATGCAACAATTGAAGAATTACAAAAAATGATTCAAATATATGCAAAAGCAATTACTAAATTAGCAAAATAG
- a CDS encoding J domain-containing protein, translated as MVKMLIIIVCIIVALFVIGSITFLFTFKRNRIESTDDQVKRNEELLSTNRKVWMRNTKRTVLIEKYNYFESFEDFPFNSDFNNTKEYLANNNFSFTTTNDVIKELTKTQSELLNFWLTEQRKLLKAFDQTGLTDNYENRNFLMKFYNESLNIYMKVIIQGFVPRIIIGKIDFLKGESLIDVDEMLNILEGWLSDGINQLIHELYRQTGIFQKQNKKFTSNNGQQYFHYQKTNQSKISDQFSDVNWAYQTLGVSDKSTSEEIKKQYRKLAMTYHPDKNKTPEAKEKMVEINRAYQFLKSINKVN; from the coding sequence ATGGTAAAAATGTTAATTATCATAGTTTGTATAATTGTTGCATTATTTGTTATTGGATCAATAACATTTTTATTCACGTTTAAACGAAACCGGATTGAATCAACTGATGATCAGGTGAAGCGTAATGAAGAGTTATTAAGTACTAATCGAAAAGTATGAATGCGTAATACTAAAAGAACAGTGTTGATAGAAAAATATAATTATTTTGAAAGCTTTGAAGACTTTCCGTTTAACTCAGATTTTAATAATACAAAAGAATATTTAGCTAACAACAATTTTTCATTTACAACAACAAACGATGTAATAAAAGAATTAACAAAAACACAATCAGAATTATTAAATTTTTGATTAACTGAACAAAGAAAATTATTAAAAGCTTTTGACCAAACTGGATTAACAGATAATTATGAAAATCGAAACTTTTTGATGAAATTTTACAATGAATCTTTAAATATATATATGAAGGTTATTATTCAAGGGTTTGTACCAAGAATAATTATAGGTAAAATAGATTTTTTAAAAGGTGAAAGTTTAATTGATGTTGATGAAATGCTAAATATATTAGAAGGTTGATTATCAGACGGAATTAACCAGTTAATTCATGAGTTATATCGACAAACAGGAATTTTTCAAAAACAAAATAAAAAGTTTACAAGTAACAATGGTCAGCAATACTTTCATTATCAAAAAACTAATCAATCAAAAATATCTGATCAGTTTAGTGATGTTAACTGAGCTTATCAAACACTTGGTGTTTCAGATAAGTCAACTAGTGAAGAAATTAAAAAGCAATATCGAAAATTAGCGATGACTTATCACCCAGATAAAAATAAAACGCCAGAAGCAAAAGAAAAAATGGTTGAAATCAATCGAGCTTATCAATTTTTAAAATCAATTAACAAAGTTAATTAA
- the rpmA gene encoding 50S ribosomal protein L27 translates to MRFILNLQFFASKKGVGSTKNGRDSESKRLGAKKADGQFANAGSIIFRQRGTKIHPGQNVGRGGDDTLFALVSGTVKYEKFGKGRTKVKVVPTAE, encoded by the coding sequence ATGCGTTTTATATTAAATTTACAATTCTTCGCTTCTAAAAAAGGAGTAGGGTCAACTAAAAACGGTCGTGACTCAGAATCAAAACGTTTAGGAGCTAAAAAAGCTGATGGGCAATTTGCTAATGCAGGTTCAATCATCTTTAGACAAAGAGGAACAAAAATACACCCAGGTCAAAATGTAGGTCGTGGTGGAGATGATACTTTATTTGCTTTAGTATCAGGAACTGTTAAATATGAAAAATTCGGAAAAGGACGTACAAAAGTTAAAGTTGTACCTACTGCTGAATAA
- a CDS encoding ribosomal-processing cysteine protease Prp yields the protein MIKVKVKHESELIIQVEISGHAESGPYGQDLVCAAVSGITFGALNALDIHFSKDIDLEVLENKVIIKNKNLENQSLQTMLEMLKIQLSTIQSQYKQFIEIMEVY from the coding sequence ATGATTAAAGTCAAAGTTAAACATGAGAGTGAATTAATTATTCAAGTTGAAATATCTGGTCATGCAGAATCAGGACCATATGGACAAGATCTTGTGTGCGCAGCTGTTTCAGGAATTACTTTTGGAGCGTTAAATGCTTTGGACATTCATTTTTCAAAAGATATTGATTTAGAAGTTTTAGAAAATAAAGTTATTATTAAAAATAAAAATTTAGAAAATCAATCTTTACAAACAATGTTAGAAATGTTGAAAATTCAATTATCAACAATTCAATCACAATACAAACAATTTATAGAAATTATGGAGGTATACTAA
- the rplU gene encoding 50S ribosomal protein L21: MFAIIKTGGKQIKVEAGMEIFIEKVNGELNTEVTFEEVLMVDGKFGSPLVEGAKVIGTIVKQGKGKKIRVVRYHPKKNVNKVYGHRQPYTKVKIEKIEA; this comes from the coding sequence ATGTTCGCAATTATAAAAACAGGTGGAAAACAAATTAAAGTTGAAGCTGGAATGGAAATCTTTATCGAAAAAGTAAATGGTGAATTAAACACTGAAGTTACTTTTGAAGAAGTATTAATGGTTGATGGAAAATTCGGAAGCCCATTAGTAGAAGGTGCTAAAGTTATTGGTACAATCGTTAAACAAGGTAAAGGTAAAAAAATTCGTGTAGTTAGATACCACCCAAAGAAAAATGTTAATAAAGTTTATGGTCACAGACAACCATATACAAAAGTAAAAATTGAAAAAATTGAAGCTTAA
- a CDS encoding EVE domain-containing protein: protein MKKWDIFFIYSPKISLYSNEKYQKITACGIILDDLVFKYKMSETFEPFRRKVKFYDINEVGIEF from the coding sequence ATGAAAAAATGAGATATCTTCTTTATATATTCACCAAAAATTTCATTATATTCAAATGAAAAGTACCAAAAAATAACTGCTTGTGGCATAATTTTAGATGATTTAGTTTTTAAATATAAAATGAGTGAAACTTTTGAACCATTTAGAAGAAAAGTAAAATTTTATGATATTAATGAAGTTGGAATTGAATTTTAA
- a CDS encoding MarR family winged helix-turn-helix transcriptional regulator — MLNQNKQIDFLNESKNSVKFNFIKIYSMWFSKLKKELEKYDLTHPQFVVIASIYYLKQKNENEQEINQKKISYFSGIDAMTISQILKLLMKKDLIEINKSENDLRSNNISLTPEGIKKLEKVLPLVEKIDKIFFYLNEEDNITFLELLNKINKNNQVED; from the coding sequence ATGTTGAATCAAAATAAACAAATTGATTTTTTAAATGAATCAAAAAATTCTGTTAAATTTAATTTTATAAAAATTTACTCAATGTGATTTTCAAAACTTAAAAAAGAACTTGAAAAATACGATTTAACTCATCCGCAATTTGTTGTTATAGCTAGCATTTATTATTTAAAACAAAAAAATGAAAATGAACAAGAAATCAATCAAAAGAAAATTTCATATTTTTCAGGAATTGATGCAATGACAATTTCTCAAATTCTTAAATTATTAATGAAAAAAGATTTGATTGAAATTAATAAATCAGAAAATGATTTAAGATCTAACAATATAAGTTTGACACCAGAAGGAATTAAAAAACTTGAAAAAGTTTTACCTTTAGTTGAAAAAATTGATAAAATATTTTTTTATTTAAATGAAGAAGATAATATTACTTTCTTAGAATTGTTAAACAAGATTAACAAAAATAATCAGGTGGAAGATTAA
- a CDS encoding SRPBCC family protein — protein sequence MKITFKLEIKANKKDIWEMYTNIDKRKIWEENLIDIHLDKGFQKDSKGTFELKGMPKMNMEIVEIEEFSKIVDVTNALFGKIYFKLEIIEENEKTFIKHSAEVEESVPMQILLGIFSGTPEAMGKMKTYVESK from the coding sequence ATGAAAATAACTTTTAAATTAGAAATTAAAGCAAATAAAAAAGATATCTGAGAAATGTATACAAATATTGATAAAAGAAAAATATGAGAAGAAAATTTAATCGATATACATTTAGATAAGGGTTTTCAAAAAGATTCGAAAGGAACTTTTGAATTAAAAGGAATGCCTAAAATGAATATGGAAATTGTTGAAATTGAAGAATTCTCAAAGATTGTAGATGTGACTAATGCACTTTTTGGTAAAATCTATTTTAAACTTGAAATTATAGAAGAAAATGAAAAAACATTTATCAAGCATTCAGCTGAAGTTGAAGAGTCAGTTCCAATGCAAATTTTATTAGGAATTTTTTCAGGTACACCAGAAGCAATGGGAAAAATGAAAACATATGTTGAATCAAAATAA
- a CDS encoding ATP-binding cassette domain-containing protein — MIEFKNVEKMFTKNKGLKNVNITINKENIGLVGPNGAGKTTFIELLLGLHLPRKGEVIINGVKTTDKNFNLKSIGYISANLNIPKKLSVFEYVNYIKELENNEKFNTNIEMFARVLSFDLNDASSIGSLSSGMVQKLKIILGISGDKDILIFDEPTRGLDPIAVELFEKVMEKLKAKDLTIVYCSHILDEVEKFCELGLIIKDNTIVKDVNLKEHKANLKDSFNSYYDLKEIGEF; from the coding sequence ATGATTGAATTTAAAAATGTAGAAAAAATGTTTACTAAAAATAAAGGTTTAAAGAATGTTAATATTACTATTAACAAAGAAAACATTGGTTTAGTCGGACCTAATGGGGCTGGTAAAACAACTTTTATTGAATTATTATTAGGATTACATTTACCAAGAAAAGGTGAAGTAATTATTAATGGTGTTAAAACAACAGATAAAAACTTTAATCTTAAAAGCATTGGTTATATTTCAGCTAATTTAAATATTCCTAAAAAACTAAGTGTTTTTGAATATGTTAATTACATTAAAGAATTAGAAAATAATGAAAAGTTTAATACTAACATTGAAATGTTTGCTAGAGTATTATCTTTTGATTTAAATGATGCATCATCAATTGGAAGTTTATCTTCAGGAATGGTACAAAAGCTAAAAATTATTTTAGGGATTAGTGGAGATAAAGATATTTTAATCTTTGATGAACCAACCAGAGGTTTAGATCCAATTGCAGTGGAGTTATTTGAAAAAGTAATGGAAAAACTAAAAGCTAAAGATTTAACAATTGTTTATTGTAGTCATATTCTTGATGAAGTTGAAAAGTTTTGTGAACTTGGATTAATTATTAAAGATAATACAATTGTTAAAGATGTAAATCTTAAAGAACATAAAGCTAATTTAAAAGATAGTTTTAATTCATATTATGATTTAAAAGAAATCGGAGAATTTTAA
- a CDS encoding BspA family leucine-rich repeat surface protein, protein MPTSVRKVPNSIRAKITNMSSMFIGASSFNQNIDAWDTSNVTEMNNMFNNAKKFNQNIGSWKTSNVTSMKNVFKNALSFNDDISAWDTSKVTDMSNMFNGAIKFNQNIGAWKTSNVTNMSNMFYYAVAFNQDLSN, encoded by the coding sequence ATGCCAACATCAGTTCGAAAAGTTCCAAATAGCATTAGGGCTAAAATAACTAATATGTCAAGTATGTTTATTGGTGCATCAAGTTTTAATCAAAATATTGATGCTTGAGATACTTCAAATGTAACTGAAATGAATAATATGTTTAATAATGCAAAAAAGTTTAATCAAAATATTGGTTCTTGAAAAACTTCAAATGTAACTAGCATGAAAAATGTGTTTAAAAATGCTTTAAGCTTTAATGATGATATTTCAGCATGAGATACTTCAAAAGTAACTGATATGTCAAATATGTTTAATGGTGCAATAAAGTTTAATCAAAATATTGGCGCTTGAAAAACTTCAAATGTAACTAATATGAGCAATATGTTCTATTATGCTGTTGCATTCAATCAAGATCTTTCAAATTAG
- a CDS encoding GNAT family N-acetyltransferase: MDKYHPIHEYNLASQVNHMILIKDEHDQYVGTGNIYFDAEHLIIDDISVLVEARGKGLAKMFMFI; encoded by the coding sequence TTGGATAAATATCATCCAATTCATGAATATAACTTAGCAAGTCAAGTTAACCATATGATCTTAATTAAAGATGAACATGATCAATATGTTGGTACTGGTAACATCTATTTTGATGCTGAACATTTGATTATTGATGATATTTCAGTATTAGTAGAAGCAAGAGGTAAAGGGCTTGCTAAAATGTTTATGTTTATTTAA
- a CDS encoding AAA family ATPase produces the protein MKEDIFAFEDKETIRKNFNLSSSSHLIKSYKIIKPKLNDDENIELIGSGIKKNLIYSLLCMNSKMQNTTLLIDEVVNNLSLNKIELILTKILSNNYNQIILSTHSPIVMNILAKTKFEETEFIFTEENEDNKNQNFVINCLLLDLFSFIT, from the coding sequence ATGAAAGAAGATATCTTTGCATTTGAAGATAAAGAAACTATTCGTAAAAATTTTAATTTAAGTTCTTCTTCTCACTTAATAAAATCATATAAAATAATTAAACCAAAATTAAATGATGATGAAAATATTGAATTAATAGGGTCAGGTATAAAGAAAAATTTAATATATTCTTTATTGTGCATGAATTCTAAAATGCAAAATACAACTTTATTAATTGATGAAGTTGTAAATAATTTATCTTTAAATAAAATTGAGTTAATACTTACAAAAATCTTATCAAATAATTACAATCAAATTATACTTTCTACTCATTCACCTATTGTAATGAATATTTTAGCAAAGACAAAATTTGAAGAAACTGAGTTTATATTTACTGAAGAAAATGAAGATAATAAAAATCAAAACTTTGTAATAAATTGTTTGCTATTAGATTTGTTCAGTTTTATAACATAA
- a CDS encoding lipoprotein yields MKKLLGFLAAVTLATNGVILAVSCSNDVDDKKTDLSKVINVKDLGKLTDAKEATVKAALKAKNTTLNTDEIKLTITALKAAEVKNYTVIVEPKTDSTVYSGKVEGIKFNTETGVDDVKLSKSVIDDELANLRKNTYASNEDAIKAIKAVSSEGFEVKDATVKSADSVRSFADQAFDVTVVAKSGYVLDGFDGKTSVTLSIGKADVAVVRDTVVAELEKEVKDQEFASLQAAIDKVQTKSITGIKSITAVEKQARRSSEDKNLEVSVVAAAGYTLGDWDGKTVIGVKVTVAPTLKDLSTDLTVNALGELKDKSEATILAEIKTKNSNVAEAELVITDITDTGAKIGVKENSTVYNALTNPIQVTFTIKKADEKVKTADVKTAIDNVVSASGQVYENSDAAKTAIEGVLTDAAWKDKVTGNVNVSVDQSNEAKGSYSVVLTAKTGFALNGEATISGSFTIKKADEKVKTADVKTAIDNVVSASGQVYENSDAAKTAIEGVLTDAAWKDKVTGNVNVSVDQSNETKGSYSVVLTAKTGFALNGEATISGSFTIKKADEKVKTADVKTAIDNVISASGQVYENSDAAKTAIEGVLTDAAWKDKVTGNVNVSVDQSNETKGSYSVVLTAKTGFALNGEATISGSFTIKKADEKVKTADVKTAIDNVISASGQVYENSDAAKTAIEGVLTDAAWKDKVTGNVNVSVDQSNETKGSYSVVLTAKTGFALNGEATISGSFTIKKADTRNELSTAIQITALGDIEVAHDAALSAQDILKALVDKNLGLNTTDLSVEGTLSNDSTSATIKAGENSIYKDTNGQGVIVTFTVKVL; encoded by the coding sequence ATGAAAAAATTATTGGGATTTCTTGCTGCAGTGACATTAGCTACAAATGGGGTTATTTTAGCTGTGTCATGTAGTAATGATGTAGATGATAAAAAAACTGACTTAAGTAAGGTTATAAACGTAAAAGACTTAGGTAAATTAACTGATGCTAAAGAAGCAACTGTTAAAGCAGCTTTAAAAGCAAAAAACACTACTTTAAACACAGATGAAATTAAATTAACTATTACTGCATTAAAAGCAGCTGAAGTTAAAAACTATACTGTGATTGTTGAACCAAAAACTGATTCAACAGTTTATTCAGGTAAAGTTGAAGGGATTAAATTTAATACTGAAACAGGTGTAGATGATGTAAAATTATCTAAATCAGTTATTGATGATGAATTAGCAAATTTAAGAAAAAACACATATGCATCAAATGAAGATGCAATTAAAGCAATTAAAGCAGTTTCAAGCGAAGGTTTTGAAGTTAAAGATGCAACAGTTAAATCAGCTGACTCAGTTAGAAGTTTTGCTGATCAAGCATTTGATGTAACTGTAGTGGCTAAATCAGGTTATGTTTTAGATGGATTTGATGGTAAAACAAGTGTTACTTTATCAATTGGTAAAGCAGATGTTGCAGTAGTTAGAGATACTGTTGTAGCAGAATTAGAAAAAGAAGTTAAAGATCAAGAGTTTGCATCTTTACAAGCAGCTATTGATAAAGTTCAAACAAAATCAATTACTGGAATTAAATCAATTACAGCAGTTGAAAAACAAGCTCGAAGAAGCTCAGAAGATAAAAACTTAGAAGTTAGTGTTGTAGCAGCTGCTGGATACACTTTAGGTGATTGAGATGGTAAAACTGTAATTGGTGTTAAAGTAACTGTTGCGCCAACATTAAAAGATTTATCAACAGATTTAACTGTTAATGCTTTGGGTGAATTAAAAGATAAATCAGAAGCAACAATTTTAGCTGAAATTAAAACAAAAAATTCAAATGTTGCTGAAGCTGAATTAGTAATTACAGATATTACTGATACAGGTGCAAAAATTGGAGTTAAAGAAAATTCAACTGTTTATAATGCTTTAACTAATCCAATTCAAGTTACTTTTACAATTAAAAAAGCTGATGAAAAAGTTAAAACAGCTGATGTTAAAACAGCTATTGATAATGTAGTAAGCGCAAGTGGGCAAGTATATGAAAATTCAGATGCTGCTAAAACAGCTATTGAAGGTGTTTTAACTGATGCTGCTTGAAAAGATAAAGTAACAGGAAATGTTAATGTAAGTGTTGATCAAAGCAATGAAGCAAAAGGAAGCTATTCAGTTGTATTAACAGCTAAAACAGGATTTGCATTAAATGGTGAAGCAACAATATCAGGAAGCTTTACAATTAAAAAAGCTGATGAAAAAGTTAAAACAGCTGATGTTAAAACAGCTATTGATAATGTAGTAAGCGCAAGTGGGCAAGTATATGAAAATTCAGATGCTGCTAAAACAGCTATTGAAGGTGTTTTAACTGATGCTGCTTGAAAAGATAAAGTAACAGGAAATGTTAATGTAAGTGTTGATCAAAGCAATGAAACAAAAGGAAGTTATTCAGTTGTATTAACAGCTAAAACAGGATTTGCATTAAATGGTGAAGCAACAATATCAGGAAGCTTTACAATTAAAAAAGCTGATGAAAAAGTTAAAACAGCTGATGTTAAAACAGCTATTGATAATGTAATAAGCGCAAGTGGGCAAGTATATGAAAATTCAGATGCTGCTAAAACAGCTATTGAAGGTGTTTTAACTGATGCTGCTTGAAAAGATAAAGTAACAGGAAATGTTAATGTAAGTGTTGATCAAAGCAATGAAACAAAAGGAAGTTATTCAGTTGTATTAACAGCTAAAACAGGATTTGCATTAAATGGTGAAGCAACAATATCAGGAAGCTTTACAATTAAAAAAGCTGATGAAAAAGTTAAAACAGCTGATGTTAAAACAGCTATTGATAATGTAATAAGCGCAAGTGGGCAAGTATATGAAAATTCAGATGCTGCTAAAACAGCTATTGAAGGTGTTTTAACTGATGCTGCTTGAAAAGATAAAGTAACAGGAAATGTTAATGTAAGTGTTGATCAAAGCAATGAAACAAAAGGAAGTTATTCAGTTGTATTAACAGCTAAAACAGGATTTGCATTAAATGGTGAAGCAACAATATCAGGAAGCTTTACAATTAAAAAAGCTGATACAAGAAATGAATTATCAACTGCTATTCAAATAACTGCATTAGGAGACATTGAAGTAGCTCATGATGCAGCATTGTCAGCACAAGACATTTTAAAAGCATTAGTTGATAAAAATTTAGGTTTAAATACAACAGATTTAAGTGTTGAAGGAACTTTATCAAATGATTCAACATCAGCTACAATTAAAGCTGGTGAAAATTCAATATATAAAGATACAAATGGACAAGGTGTTATTGTTACTTTTACTGTAAAAGTACTGTAA
- a CDS encoding lipoprotein — translation MKKLLGILAATGIAASSASLVVACGPKDETGAAVDLSKALNGYTATNDTD, via the coding sequence ATGAAAAAATTATTAGGTATTTTAGCTGCAACTGGTATAGCAGCTAGTAGCGCGAGCCTAGTAGTAGCCTGTGGACCAAAAGATGAAACTGGAGCAGCTGTAGACTTAAGTAAAGCACTTAATGGATACACTGCTACAAATGACACTGATTAG
- a CDS encoding lipoprotein: MKKLLSMLGAVSLAATSSTVVEIIKLPKEKLM, encoded by the coding sequence ATGAAAAAGTTATTAAGTATGTTAGGAGCAGTTTCACTAGCTGCAACAAGTTCAACTGTTGTGGAAATAATAAAGCTTCCAAAGGAAAAACTGATGTAA
- the hpt gene encoding hypoxanthine phosphoribosyltransferase, translating into MKLHPLVKEVLFTEEQIKERTIEVAKEIKAYYEENYQNDNSILVIGLLKGCVPFYQTFCMNFDFLIDMDFMVVSSYLGGTKSNGEPKINLDINMSVKDRNIIIVEDIVESGYTLEFVQKYLLNKCAKSVKILTMLDKPTERKVAVKPDWTCFTIPKNFLIGYGLDYQEKLRNLPYIAVCDTDKLADWKW; encoded by the coding sequence ATGAAATTACACCCATTAGTAAAAGAAGTTTTATTTACTGAAGAACAAATTAAAGAAAGAACTATTGAAGTGGCTAAAGAAATTAAAGCCTATTATGAAGAAAACTATCAAAATGACAATTCAATTTTAGTAATAGGTTTATTAAAAGGATGCGTTCCATTTTATCAAACATTCTGCATGAACTTTGATTTCTTGATTGATATGGATTTCATGGTTGTTAGTTCATATTTAGGTGGAACAAAAAGTAATGGAGAACCAAAAATTAATTTAGATATTAATATGTCTGTTAAAGATCGTAATATTATAATTGTTGAAGATATTGTTGAATCTGGTTATACTTTAGAATTTGTACAAAAATATTTATTAAATAAATGTGCTAAGTCAGTTAAAATTTTAACAATGTTAGATAAACCAACAGAACGCAAGGTAGCTGTTAAACCAGATTGAACTTGTTTTACTATTCCAAAAAATTTCCTAATTGGATATGGATTAGATTATCAAGAAAAATTAAGAAACTTACCATATATTGCAGTTTGTGATACTGATAAACTAGCAGATTGAAAATGATAA
- the ruvX gene encoding Holliday junction resolvase RuvX, translated as MSNILGLDLGSKTIGLASSTGTVAKKEVNLKFEEWNFEAGVESLTEFIKDRTFDTFVFGYPKNMDGSIGERAEMVDYFIEGFLIYNPQIKADQIIRIDERRTTKMAKSIMIEAGLTRQKQKENKDTLAAQLILETYLEKINK; from the coding sequence ATGAGTAATATTTTAGGATTAGATCTTGGAAGTAAAACAATTGGACTAGCTTCTTCAACAGGAACAGTTGCAAAAAAAGAAGTTAATTTAAAGTTTGAAGAATGAAACTTTGAAGCTGGAGTTGAAAGCTTAACAGAATTTATTAAAGATAGAACTTTTGATACTTTTGTTTTTGGTTATCCAAAAAACATGGATGGTAGTATTGGTGAACGCGCTGAAATGGTTGATTATTTTATTGAAGGCTTTTTAATATATAACCCACAAATAAAAGCAGATCAAATTATTCGTATTGATGAAAGAAGAACAACTAAAATGGCTAAATCAATTATGATAGAAGCAGGGTTGACACGCCAAAAACAAAAAGAGAATAAGGATACTTTAGCTGCACAGCTGATTTTAGAAACATATTTAGAAAAAATTAATAAATAA